A genomic stretch from Aquila chrysaetos chrysaetos chromosome 1, bAquChr1.4, whole genome shotgun sequence includes:
- the CHRNA9 gene encoding neuronal acetylcholine receptor subunit alpha-9 isoform X2 — protein MKRNSLSSFSISLWLLFTAVMLQAVESAKGKYAHMLFNELFEDYSNALRPVEDTDQVLNVTLQITLSQIKDMDERNQILSAYLWIRQSWVDDDFSEPVNTNVVLRYDGKITWDAPAITKSSCVVDVSYFPFDSQQCNLTFGSWTYNGNQVDIVNSLDSGDLSDFVEDVEWEIHGMPAVKNVITYGCCSEPYPDVTFTLILKRKSSFYIFNLLLPCILISFLAPLGFYLPADSGEKVSLGVTVLLALTVFQLMVAEIMPPSENVPLIGKYYIATMTMITASTALTIIIMNLHHCGSEAKPVPQWARVVILDYMSKIFFVYDVGENCTSPKREKEEERKLEGDDGCERRHKVVRSHLSNNRNDDCDLKEKLNGNLHKSYGVHGENVRETVNCCSCYKMLIKNIEYIANCVRDHKANRAKGIEWKKVAKVMDRFFMWIFFIMVFFMSVLIIGKAA, from the exons atgaagagaaatagcctgtcctccttttccatctctctctggTTGCTGTTTACAGCAGTGATGCTTCAAG CTGTAGAATCAGCCAAAGGAAAATATGCTCACATGCTGTTTAATGAACTGTTTGAGGACTACTCAAATGCTCTAAGACCAGTGGAAGACACAGATCAAGTGCTGAATGTCACCCTTCAGATCACATTATCCCAAATTAAGGACATG GATGAAAGGAACCAGATTTTGTCAGCTTACTTATGGATTCGACAAAGCTG gGTGGATGATGACTTTTCAGAACCAGTGAATACTAATGTTGTGTTGAGATATGATGGAAAAATCACTTGGGATGCACCTGCTATCACAAAGAGCTCATGTGTAGTGGATgtatcttattttccttttgacagCCAGCAGTGCAACCTTACATTTGGATCCTGGACCTATAATGGTAATCAGGTAGACATTGTCAATTCTCTTGATAGTGGTGACCTCTCTGATTTCGTAGAAGATGTGGAATGGGAGATTCATGGTATGCCAGCAGTTAAGAACGTCATCACTTATGGCTGCTGCTCTGAACCTTATCCCGATGTGACCTTCACactgattttgaaaaggaaatcttCTTTCTACATATTTAATCTGTTGCTTCCTTGTATTTTGATCTCTTTCCTGGCCCCACTGGGATTCTATCTCCCTGCAGACTCCGGGGAAAAAGTGTCTCTGGGCGTTACGGTTCTTCTTGCTCTGACTGTGTTCCAGCTGATGGTTGCAGAGATCATGCCTCCCTCTGAAAACGTACCTTTGATAG GAAAGTATTACATAGCAACTATGACCATGATCACAGCTTCTACTGCGTTGACGATCATTATAATGAATCTCCATCACTGTGGCTCAGAAGCAAAGCCTGTTCCACAATGGGCTAGGGTGGTTATTTTGGACTACATgtcaaaaatcttttttgtttatgaTGTGGGTGAAAATTGCACGAGTCcgaaaagagagaaggaagaagaacgTAAGTTAGAGGGGGATGATGGGTGTGAGAGGAGGCACAAAGTAGTAAGGAGTCACCTTTCCAATAATAGGAATGATGACTGTGATCTCAAGGAGAAGCTCAATGGAAATTTGCATAAAAGCTATGGGGTTCATGGTGAAAATGTTAGGGAGACTGTTAATTGCTGTTCCTGTTACaaaatgctgattaaaaatATCGAGTATATTGCTAATTGTGTTCGAGACCATAAAGCAAACCGGGCCAAAGGAATTGAGTGGAAAAAAGTCGCAAAAGTGATGGACAGGTTTTTCATGTGGATTTTCTTTATCATGGTGTTTTTTATGAGTGTGCTGATCATTGGGAAAGCGGCTTAA
- the CHRNA9 gene encoding neuronal acetylcholine receptor subunit alpha-9 isoform X1 — translation MKRNSLSSFSISLWLLFTAVMLQAVESAKGKYAHMLFNELFEDYSNALRPVEDTDQVLNVTLQITLSQIKDMDERNQILSAYLWIRQSWYDAYLKWDKDKYDGLDSIRIPSNLVWRPDIVLYNKVDDDFSEPVNTNVVLRYDGKITWDAPAITKSSCVVDVSYFPFDSQQCNLTFGSWTYNGNQVDIVNSLDSGDLSDFVEDVEWEIHGMPAVKNVITYGCCSEPYPDVTFTLILKRKSSFYIFNLLLPCILISFLAPLGFYLPADSGEKVSLGVTVLLALTVFQLMVAEIMPPSENVPLIGKYYIATMTMITASTALTIIIMNLHHCGSEAKPVPQWARVVILDYMSKIFFVYDVGENCTSPKREKEEERKLEGDDGCERRHKVVRSHLSNNRNDDCDLKEKLNGNLHKSYGVHGENVRETVNCCSCYKMLIKNIEYIANCVRDHKANRAKGIEWKKVAKVMDRFFMWIFFIMVFFMSVLIIGKAA, via the exons atgaagagaaatagcctgtcctccttttccatctctctctggTTGCTGTTTACAGCAGTGATGCTTCAAG CTGTAGAATCAGCCAAAGGAAAATATGCTCACATGCTGTTTAATGAACTGTTTGAGGACTACTCAAATGCTCTAAGACCAGTGGAAGACACAGATCAAGTGCTGAATGTCACCCTTCAGATCACATTATCCCAAATTAAGGACATG GATGAAAGGAACCAGATTTTGTCAGCTTACTTATGGATTCGACAAAGCTGGTATGATGCATACCTCAAATGGGACAAAGATAAATATGATGGGTTGGATTCTATCAGGATTCCAAGCAATTTGGTTTGGAGACCAGATATTGTCCTATATAACAA gGTGGATGATGACTTTTCAGAACCAGTGAATACTAATGTTGTGTTGAGATATGATGGAAAAATCACTTGGGATGCACCTGCTATCACAAAGAGCTCATGTGTAGTGGATgtatcttattttccttttgacagCCAGCAGTGCAACCTTACATTTGGATCCTGGACCTATAATGGTAATCAGGTAGACATTGTCAATTCTCTTGATAGTGGTGACCTCTCTGATTTCGTAGAAGATGTGGAATGGGAGATTCATGGTATGCCAGCAGTTAAGAACGTCATCACTTATGGCTGCTGCTCTGAACCTTATCCCGATGTGACCTTCACactgattttgaaaaggaaatcttCTTTCTACATATTTAATCTGTTGCTTCCTTGTATTTTGATCTCTTTCCTGGCCCCACTGGGATTCTATCTCCCTGCAGACTCCGGGGAAAAAGTGTCTCTGGGCGTTACGGTTCTTCTTGCTCTGACTGTGTTCCAGCTGATGGTTGCAGAGATCATGCCTCCCTCTGAAAACGTACCTTTGATAG GAAAGTATTACATAGCAACTATGACCATGATCACAGCTTCTACTGCGTTGACGATCATTATAATGAATCTCCATCACTGTGGCTCAGAAGCAAAGCCTGTTCCACAATGGGCTAGGGTGGTTATTTTGGACTACATgtcaaaaatcttttttgtttatgaTGTGGGTGAAAATTGCACGAGTCcgaaaagagagaaggaagaagaacgTAAGTTAGAGGGGGATGATGGGTGTGAGAGGAGGCACAAAGTAGTAAGGAGTCACCTTTCCAATAATAGGAATGATGACTGTGATCTCAAGGAGAAGCTCAATGGAAATTTGCATAAAAGCTATGGGGTTCATGGTGAAAATGTTAGGGAGACTGTTAATTGCTGTTCCTGTTACaaaatgctgattaaaaatATCGAGTATATTGCTAATTGTGTTCGAGACCATAAAGCAAACCGGGCCAAAGGAATTGAGTGGAAAAAAGTCGCAAAAGTGATGGACAGGTTTTTCATGTGGATTTTCTTTATCATGGTGTTTTTTATGAGTGTGCTGATCATTGGGAAAGCGGCTTAA